In Gossypium hirsutum isolate 1008001.06 chromosome D06, Gossypium_hirsutum_v2.1, whole genome shotgun sequence, one genomic interval encodes:
- the LOC121218236 gene encoding probable protein phosphatase 2C 9 isoform X1 produces the protein MDRLCCFSSSQLGEGRPYSSSGKGKSYEGVIKFGFSLVKGKANHPMEDYHVAKFMQIQQHELGLFAIYDGHLGDTIPSYLQKHLFANILKEEEFWVDPSRAISKAYEKTDQAILSQSSDLGRGGSTAVTAILINGIKLWVANVGDSRAVLSRGGQAIQMTTDHEPNTERGSIENRGGFVSNMPGDVPRVNGQLAVSRAFGDKSLKSHLRSDPDIQWTDIDNDTDILILASDGLWKVMSNQEAVDIAKKFKDPQKASKQLIAEAVKRDSKDDISCVVVRFRG, from the exons ATGGATCGACTGTGCTGCTTTAGTTCATCTCAG CTTGGAGAAGGGCGTCCGTATTCGAGTTCTGGTAAGGGGAAAAGCTATGAGGGTGTGATAAAGTTTGGTTTCAGCCTAGTAAAAGGGAAAGCTAATCATCCTATGGAGGATTATCATGTGGCAAAGTTCATGCAGATTCAACAGCACGAATTAGGGCTTTTTGCTATCTACGATGGTCATTTGGGAGATACTATACCATCCTATCTACAGAAGCATTTATTTGCCAATATCCTAAAGGAG GAAGAGTTTTGGGTTGACCCCTCTAGAGCCATCTCCAAAGCTTATGAGAAAACAGATCAGGCAATTCTTTCACAAAGCTCAGACTTGGGTCGTGGTGGATCCACTGCTGTAACTGCAATATTGATAAATGGAATAAAACTATGGGTGGCAAATGTAGGAGATTCACGTGCTGTTCTTTCTAGAGGGGGTCAAGCAATACAGATGACAACAGATCATGAACCCAATACTGAACGAGGCAGCATTGAGAACAGAGGTGGATTCGTCTCAAATATGCCAG GAGATGTTCCTAGAGTTAATGGACAACTGGCAGTTTCACGTGCTTTCGGTGACAAGAGTCTTAAATCGCATCTACGATCAGATCCCGACATTCAATGGACCGACATAGATAACGATACAGATATTTTAATTCTTGCAAGTGATGGTCTTTGGAAG GTGATGAGTAATCAAGAGGCCGTTGATATTGCAAAAAAGTTTAAAGACCCACAGAAGGCTTCGAAACAACTAATTGCAGAAGCGGTTAAAAGAGACAGTAAAGATGACATATCTTGTGTTGTCGTTAGATTTAGAGGATAG
- the LOC121218236 gene encoding probable protein phosphatase 2C 9 isoform X2, whose product MEDYHVAKFMQIQQHELGLFAIYDGHLGDTIPSYLQKHLFANILKEEEFWVDPSRAISKAYEKTDQAILSQSSDLGRGGSTAVTAILINGIKLWVANVGDSRAVLSRGGQAIQMTTDHEPNTERGSIENRGGFVSNMPGDVPRVNGQLAVSRAFGDKSLKSHLRSDPDIQWTDIDNDTDILILASDGLWKVMSNQEAVDIAKKFKDPQKASKQLIAEAVKRDSKDDISCVVVRFRG is encoded by the exons ATGGAGGATTATCATGTGGCAAAGTTCATGCAGATTCAACAGCACGAATTAGGGCTTTTTGCTATCTACGATGGTCATTTGGGAGATACTATACCATCCTATCTACAGAAGCATTTATTTGCCAATATCCTAAAGGAG GAAGAGTTTTGGGTTGACCCCTCTAGAGCCATCTCCAAAGCTTATGAGAAAACAGATCAGGCAATTCTTTCACAAAGCTCAGACTTGGGTCGTGGTGGATCCACTGCTGTAACTGCAATATTGATAAATGGAATAAAACTATGGGTGGCAAATGTAGGAGATTCACGTGCTGTTCTTTCTAGAGGGGGTCAAGCAATACAGATGACAACAGATCATGAACCCAATACTGAACGAGGCAGCATTGAGAACAGAGGTGGATTCGTCTCAAATATGCCAG GAGATGTTCCTAGAGTTAATGGACAACTGGCAGTTTCACGTGCTTTCGGTGACAAGAGTCTTAAATCGCATCTACGATCAGATCCCGACATTCAATGGACCGACATAGATAACGATACAGATATTTTAATTCTTGCAAGTGATGGTCTTTGGAAG GTGATGAGTAATCAAGAGGCCGTTGATATTGCAAAAAAGTTTAAAGACCCACAGAAGGCTTCGAAACAACTAATTGCAGAAGCGGTTAAAAGAGACAGTAAAGATGACATATCTTGTGTTGTCGTTAGATTTAGAGGATAG